From one Triticum aestivum cultivar Chinese Spring chromosome 4B, IWGSC CS RefSeq v2.1, whole genome shotgun sequence genomic stretch:
- the LOC123091704 gene encoding protein DWARF 53, whose amino-acid sequence MPTPVAAARQCLSPAAVTALDAAVVSARCRAHAQTTSLHLISALLAPPAPPLLRDALARARSAAYAPRVQLKALELCFAVSLDRLPSASSSSSASGADDAEPPVSNSLMAAVKRSQANQRRNPDTFHFYHQAATAQAPAAVKVELSQLVLAILDDPLVSRVFSDAGFHSGDIKLAILRPAPPMPMLGRLPTRSRPPPLFLCSFAAADDADVPSPAAGSLAGGTGEENFRRIGEVLARGRNPMLVGVGAASAAADFAALSPYRVLPVGTSSIDQTELGLAAAMASATSGLIISIGDLKELVPDDGELQEMGRRVVAEVTRVLETHRAGRVWVMGWSATYETYLTFLSKFPLLDKDWELQLLPITAVRAGGSPAALIPQATTAAAFSKPASFMDSLIPFGGLVSDSYEANSLTANSCPPALRCQQCNDRYEQEVATIIRGSGITAEDHHQGGLPSLLQNGSMIGANNGFDAVKVRDQMVLNSKISNLKKKWNEYCLRLHQGCHRINSVPYQLFPHYIGVPANGERAENLSKGPESVELQREVIRPSVVSVPHTNATTTSISPPSISNQRTDNLTLELQAGFSKSDEKQSRHETLSYCHDGEDHVSPSSAASVATDLVLGTPRESSSNGTNSASCKHVTDAEISVPKKVDDLNLKPPQIFAQPFACSKSSTNMGQTSPSARHSAASGGLSAFGHWQKPSHLAAQGSDLSNYKLLVERLFQVVGRQEEALSAICGSIVRCKSMERRRGASRKNDIWFSFHGSDCMAKRRVALALAELVHGSKENMIYLDLSLKDWADSSYRGKTGTDYIVDELSKKRRSVIFLDDVDKADCLLQDTLTHASKTGRFRDLRGKEVDINDSIVVLSTRTTRGSKSVSVGVEEGLTFTEDKILAASGHQLKILVESCTAISSEGQGDKVIVSPGHPLAKIRASLCCGGSVSKRKFNISDDQEKLQEESPSISKRLHRTSSVPFDLNLPIDEDGSSDADDHSGSNDNSYGTPERSMDSLLCLVDEPIDFKPFDFDKVADYVLQELSNTLHKVLGSGCTLEIDVGAMEQIIAAAWASEGKRPLQAWLDQVFAGSLGELNVKCGKHASSSTLTLVACEDMAAVREDNGFGGLLPSRIILEW is encoded by the exons ATGCCGACGCCGGTGGCCGCGGCGCGGCAGTGCCTCTCTCCGGCCGCCGTCACCGCCCTCGACGCGGCCGTCGTCTCCGCGCGCTGCCGCGCCCACGCGCAGACAACCTCGCTCCACCTCATCTCCGCCCTGCTCGCGCCTCCCGCCCCGCCGCTCCTCCGCGACGCGCTCGCGCGGGCACGCAGCGCCGCCTATGCCCCGCGCGTCCAGCTCAAGGCGCTCGAGCTCTGCTTCGCGGTCTCGCTCGACAGGCtcccctccgcctcctcctcctcctctgcctccggcGCCGACGACGCGGAGCCGCCCGTCTCCAACTCGCTCATGGCGGCCGTCAAGCGCTCGCAGGCCAACCAGCGCCGCAACCCGGACACCTTCCATTTCTACCACCAGGCGGCCACCGCGCAGGCCCCCGCCGCCGTCAAGGTCGAGCTCTCGCAGCTCGTGCTCGCCATCCTCGACGACCCCCTCGTCAGCCGCGTCTTCAGCGACGCGGGCTTCCACAGCGGCGACATCAAGCTCGCCATCCTCCGCCCTGCGCCGCCCATGCCCATGCTCGGCCGCCTCCCCACGCGGAGCCGCCCGCCGCCTCTCTTCCTCTGTagcttcgccgccgccgacgacgccgACGTGCCTTCGCCAGCCGCAGGGAGCCTCGCCGGCGGCACCGGCGAGGAGAACTTCCGCCGCATCGGCGAGGTTCTCGCCCGAGGCCGCAACCCCATGCTCGTCGGCGTCGGGGCTGCCTCCGCCGCTGCCGACTTCGCCGCCCTCTCGCCGTACCGTGTCCTCCCCGTCGGTACAAGCTCCATCGACCAGACGGAGCTCGGCTTGGCGGCCGCCATGGCCAGCGCCACCTCCGGTCTCATCATAAGCATCGGTGACCTCAAAGAACTGGTccctgacgacggcgagctccaagagATGGGGCGCCGGGTGGTGGCGGAGGTGACGCGAGTGCTGGAGACGCACAGAGCTGGCCGTGTCTGGGTGATGGGGTGGTCGGCCACGTACGAGACCTACCTCACCTTCTTGTCCAAGTTCCCCTTGCTCGACAAGGATTGGGAGCTCCAGCTGCTACCGATCACGGCAGTGCGCGCCGGAGGCAGCCCCGCTGCGCTCATCCCTCAGGCAACCACCGCCGCGGCTTTCTCCAAGCCTGCAAG CTTTATGGATTCGCTCATTCCTTTTGGAGGACTTGTCAGTGATTCCTACGAAGCTAACAGCCTCACAGCAAATTCTTGTCCTCCGGCCCTTCGGTGTCAACAGTGCAATGATAGATATGAGCAAGAAGTTGCTACTATCATTAGAGGAAGTGGCATTACAGCTGAAGACCATCACCAGGGAGGTCTACCTTCGCTGCTGCAGAATGGCAGCATGATAGGTGCTAACAATGGATTTGATGCAGTCAAG GTTAGAGATCAGATGGTATTGAATTCAAAAATATCGAATCTAAAGAAGAAGTGGAACGAGTATTGCCTACGGCTCCACCAAGGCTGCCATAGGATCAACAGTGTTCCATACCAGTTATTTCCGCATTATATTGGTGTTCCAGCCAATGGGGAAAGAGCAGAAAATCTGAGCAAAGGTCCTGAATCAGTTGAACTTCAAAGGGAGGTTATTAGACCTTCTGTAGTGTCTGTTCCACATACCAATGCTACCACAACGAGTATTTCACCCCCATCTATCTCTAACCAAAGGACTGACAACCTTACATTGGAACTTCAAGCTGGGTTTTCAAAGAGTGATGAAAAGCAGTCCCGACATGAAACCCTGTCATACTGTCATGATGGCGAAGATCACGTGTCACCATCATCCGCTGCATCTGTGGCGACTGACTTGGTTTTAGGCACGCCTCGTGAATCTTCTTCCAACGGTACAAATTCTGCCAGCTGCAAACATGTAACTGATGCAGAGATATCTgtacccaagaaagttgatgattTGAATCTGAAGCCTCCGCAGATCTTTGCACAACCCTTTGCTTGTTCCAAGAGTTCCACAAATATGGGGCAAACATCACCTAGTGCTCGGCATTCAGCAGCTTCTGGAGGTTTGTCTGCTTTTGGTCATTGGCAGAAACCTTCACACCTCGCAGCACAAGGTTCTGATTTGAGTAATTACAAGCTACTTGTGGAACGCCTGTTCCAGGTTGTTGGAAGGCAGGAGGAAGCCTTGAGTGCTATTTGTGGTTCCATTGTGCGGTGCAAGTCAATGGAGAGGCGCCGTGGTGCAAGCAGGAAAAATGACATTTGGTTTAGCTTTCATGGTTCTGATTGCATGGCCAAGCGCAGAGTTGCTTTGGCGCTTGCAGAGCTCGTACATGGCAGCAAAGAGAACATGATTTACCTGGACCTGAGTCTCAAGGATTGGGCCGACTCAAGTTACAGAGGAAAGACTGGCACTGACTATATTGTTGACGAGCTGAGCAAGAAACGGCGATCTGTCATCTTCCTTGATGATGTCGATAAAGCTGACTGCCTTCTCCAGGACACTCTGACTCATGCCAGTAAGACTGGTAGATTCCGAGACTTGCGTGGCAAGGAAGTTGACATTAATGACTCCATTGTTGTGCTGTCAACAAGAACAACCAGAGGCTCCAAAAGTGTGTCTGTTGGAGTGGAAGAGGGTCTTACTTTCACTGAAGATAAGATCCTGGCAGCTAGTGGACATCAACTGAAGATCCTGGTAGAATCATGTACAGCGATCAGCAGTGAAGGCCAGGGTGATAAGGTGATAGTTTCCCCCGGGCACCCTCTCGCCAAAATTCGTGCATCTTTGTGCTGTGGGGGTTCAGTCAGCAAGAGAAAGTTCAACATTTCTGATGACCAAGAAAAGCTGCAGGAGGAATCACCGAGCATTTCCAAGCGACTGCACAGAACATCAAGTGTTCCGTTCGACCTGAACCTCCCCATCGACGAGGATGGTTCGAGCGATGCTGATGACCACAGCGGCAGCAATGACAACTCATATGGCACTCCAGAGAGGTCCATGGACAGCCTCTTGTGTTTGGTTGACGAGCCCATCGATTTCAAGCCATTCGACTTTGACAAAGTCGCCGACTACGTGCTGCAGGAGTTGAGCAATACACTCCACAAAGTTCTGGGCTCCGGCTGCACACTGGAAATTGATGTCGGTGCAATGGAGCAGATAATTGCAGCGGCATGGGCATCAGAGGGTAAGAGGCCTCTCCAGGCCTGGCTGGATCAGGTGTTCGCTGGAAGCCTTGGGGAACTGAACGTCAAGTGTGGTAAGCATGCCAGCAGTTCCACTCTTACACTAGTGGCCTGTGAGGACATGGCAGCAGTCAGGGAAGACAATGGTTTTGGAGGTTTGCTCCCCTCCAGAATAATTCTAGAATGGTGA
- the LOC123091705 gene encoding fatty acid desaturase DES3 encodes MGAVARRAPEQEQSCKATEDFDAAKPPPFRIGDVRAAVPAHCWHKSPLRSLSYVARDVAVVAALAVAAWWLNSWAVWPLYWAAQGTMFWALFVLGHDCGHGSFSDSGTLNSVVGHLLHTFILVPYNGWRISHRTHHQNHGHIDKDESWHPITENVYKEMEPSTKKLRFSLPYPLLAFPVYLWYRSPGKNGSHFNPSSDLFSPRERLDVIVSTTCWFTMIALLIAMACAFGPVPVLKLYGVPYAVFVMWLDLVTYLHHHGHQDLPWYRGEEWSYLRGGLTTVDRDYGWINNIHHDIGTHVIHHLFPQIPHYHLVEATKAARPVLGRYYREPEKSGPLPLHLFHVLLRSLRVDHFVSDVGDVVFYQTDPSLNGDNWAKDGKHK; translated from the exons ATGGGCGCCGTGGCGAGGAGGGCGCCCGAGCAGGAGCAAAGCTGCAAGGCCACGGAGGACTTCGACGCCGCCAAGCCGCCGCCCTTCCGCATCGGCGACGTGCGCGCCGCCGTGCCCGCCCACTGCTGGCACAAGAGCCCACTCCGGTCCCTCTCCTACGTCGCCCGCGACGTCGCCGTCGTGGCCGCGCTGGCCGTGGCCGCATGGTGGCTCAACAGCTGGGCCGTGTGGCCGCTCTACTGGGCAGCGCAGGGCACCATGTTCTGGGCGCTCTTCGTCCTCGGCCACGACTG TGGTCACGGGAGCTTCTCGGACAGCGGGACGCTCAACAGCGTCGTCGGCCACCTGCTGCACACCTTCATCCTTGTCCCATACAACGGATG GAGGATCAGCCACAGGACGCACCATCAGAACCATGGCCACATCGACAAGGACGAGTCATGGCACCCG ATCACCGAGAATGTGTACAAGGAGATGGAGCCAAGCACCAAGAAGCTACGCTTCTCGCTGCCGTACCCGCTCCTGGCTTTCCCTGTCTACCTC TGGTACAGAAGCCCGGGCAAGAACGGCTCGCATTTCAACCCAAGCAGCGATTTGTTCAGCCCCAGGGAGAGGCTTGACGTTATCGTCTCCACCACTTGCTGGTTCACGATGATCGCGCTGCTCATCGCCATGGCGTGTGCGTTTGGGCCGGTGCCGGTGCTCAAGCTCTACGGGGTTCCATATGCT GTGTTTGTGATGTGGCTCGATTTGGTGACGTACCTTCACCACCATGGTCACCAGGACCTCCCTTGGTATCGCGGCGAG GAATGGAGCTACCTCCGTGGTGGCCTGACGACCGTGGACCGGGACTATGGATGGATCAACAACATCCACCATGACATTGGCACTCATGTCATCCACCACCTCTTCCCTCAAATACCTCACTACCACCTAGTAGAAGCA ACCAAGGCAGCAAGGCCAGTACTGGGAAGATATTACCGCGAGCCAGAGAAGTCAGGTCCACTGCCACTtcacctcttccatgtcctcctcagGAGCTTGAGAGTCGATCACTTCGTAAGCGATGTTGGAGATGTTGTCTTCTACCAAACTGACCCAAGCTTGAATGGTGATAACTGGGCGAAAGATGGCAAGCACAAGTGA